The Dissulfuribacter thermophilus genome includes a window with the following:
- a CDS encoding PAS domain-containing protein, translating into MRLPSIHWDNVIQKLPWFLLPIVFSMLVWMGKRVIDVQNILDLYHSGGAIEKLDSVIKGSEAFLNDTLVCISLLGIVFLLLYIFLFATKRRYENRIDFLRTGHNRYKFLAEGPLSIGILRLDCASGRIVDANTGALRLFGFSRAQVVGKKVSNFLKEESVKDMERVFKNIVEGKKFFEVSCSIVNAIGEVRDIDFHVAVTGGTIEDSYGAIGKEAIAILTDVTEKRVAEEEKLKNERLRGVLEMAGGAAHELNQPLQVVLGYASLISARLDENHPLKEKAEKLRSEVERLSEIGKKIASISDYAVRDYVGNTKIIDINRASKKVKRVG; encoded by the coding sequence ATGAGGCTTCCTAGCATCCATTGGGACAATGTTATTCAAAAGCTTCCATGGTTCCTGCTTCCAATAGTATTTTCAATGCTTGTTTGGATGGGAAAGAGAGTCATAGATGTCCAGAATATCTTAGACCTTTATCACTCTGGAGGGGCAATTGAAAAACTTGACAGTGTAATTAAAGGCTCGGAGGCCTTTTTAAATGACACGTTGGTTTGCATTTCGTTATTAGGGATAGTGTTTTTACTACTCTATATTTTTTTGTTTGCCACCAAACGAAGATATGAAAATAGAATCGATTTTTTGAGGACAGGGCATAATAGGTACAAGTTTCTTGCAGAGGGACCACTTTCCATAGGTATCTTAAGGCTTGATTGCGCCAGTGGCAGAATCGTCGACGCAAATACTGGGGCATTGAGGCTCTTTGGTTTTTCCCGTGCCCAGGTGGTGGGAAAAAAGGTTTCTAATTTTTTGAAGGAAGAGTCTGTTAAAGATATGGAACGGGTCTTTAAGAATATAGTGGAGGGAAAGAAATTTTTTGAAGTCTCCTGTTCCATAGTCAACGCAATTGGAGAAGTCAGGGATATAGACTTTCACGTAGCAGTGACAGGGGGAACAATCGAAGATTCCTATGGTGCCATTGGAAAAGAGGCAATTGCAATCCTTACGGATGTTACGGAAAAGAGGGTTGCAGAAGAGGAGAAACTAAAAAATGAGCGCCTTAGAGGGGTGTTGGAGATGGCCGGAGGTGCAGCACATGAACTCAACCAACCCCTTCAAGTGGTCCTGGGATATGCATCTCTGATCAGTGCAAGATTGGATGAAAATCATCCATTGAAAGAAAAGGCGGAAAAGCTACGTAGTGAGGTAGAGAGACTGAGCGAGATCGGAAAGAAGATCGCCAGTATCAGTGATTACGCAGTGAGAGATTATGTTGGGAATACAAAGATTATTGATATCAATAGGGCATCAAAGAAGGTGAAAAGAGTTGGTTAG
- a CDS encoding NUDIX hydrolase: protein MYSSASIHKYPDYPRVAVSCVVWKGDRVLMVKRKNPPAKGTWAPPGGSVKLGETCFDAVKREVLEETGINVSPIRTMTHVDAIYKDGDSAIRYHYVILYIEAKYISGTPVPGDDAEDAGWFTLEELSNMKVEKETIRILTNSFHLL from the coding sequence ATGTATTCTAGTGCCTCTATCCATAAATATCCCGACTATCCAAGGGTTGCCGTCTCCTGTGTGGTTTGGAAAGGAGACAGAGTACTCATGGTAAAGAGAAAAAACCCTCCTGCCAAAGGCACCTGGGCCCCTCCCGGTGGAAGTGTGAAACTTGGTGAGACCTGCTTTGATGCTGTCAAAAGGGAAGTTTTGGAAGAGACTGGGATCAACGTCTCTCCAATCAGGACCATGACCCACGTTGATGCCATCTATAAAGATGGCGATTCGGCCATTCGCTATCACTATGTAATACTATACATTGAGGCCAAATATATTAGTGGGACCCCTGTGCCTGGAGATGATGCAGAAGATGCCGGATGGTTTACCCTCGAGGAACTCTCAAATATGAAAGTAGAAAAGGAGACCATAAGGATTCTAACCAACTCTTTTCACCTTCTTTGA
- a CDS encoding D-alanine--D-alanine ligase family protein: protein MTSLKSTPRIALIYGGKSAERDVSIAGARQVKRALLSLGYEVFEYDPLTDLKKIVEDADRLDGAFLVLHGAFGEDGRMQGFLDMLGIPYQGAGVLGSALSMDKHLSKTIYVANDIPTPQWSLIGKDFNKEGLNDLLGGLRLPLMVKPRKQGSSVGMGIANDIEGLKTIIDEAFKWDDWVILEEFIEGRELSVGVLEGYSPPVLPPVEIIPGEGYEFFDYEAKYTPGATKEVCPAPVPEEVAARAQDLALKAHRALCLKDYSRTDMILSETGELFVIETNTIPGMTETSLFPQEAKAVGLEFEALIAHLVERMLQ from the coding sequence ATGACTAGCTTAAAATCTACCCCAAGAATAGCATTGATTTACGGCGGAAAAAGTGCTGAACGCGATGTCTCCATCGCAGGTGCAAGGCAGGTCAAAAGAGCCCTTCTTTCACTTGGATACGAGGTATTTGAATACGATCCCCTGACTGACTTAAAAAAGATTGTGGAAGATGCAGATAGGCTTGATGGTGCTTTTCTTGTACTGCATGGTGCCTTTGGGGAAGACGGTAGGATGCAGGGATTCCTGGATATGCTGGGAATCCCCTATCAAGGAGCAGGAGTGTTGGGGAGCGCACTTTCAATGGATAAGCACCTGTCAAAGACTATTTATGTGGCAAATGACATCCCCACACCGCAGTGGAGTTTGATTGGAAAAGATTTTAACAAAGAGGGCCTTAATGACCTCTTGGGTGGCCTTCGTCTGCCTCTCATGGTGAAACCAAGGAAGCAGGGCTCAAGTGTGGGAATGGGTATAGCAAATGACATAGAGGGCCTGAAAACAATTATTGATGAGGCATTTAAATGGGACGACTGGGTTATCCTGGAAGAGTTCATAGAGGGTAGAGAGCTCAGTGTAGGCGTCCTCGAGGGCTATAGTCCCCCAGTACTTCCTCCAGTTGAAATAATACCTGGCGAAGGGTATGAATTTTTTGATTATGAGGCAAAATATACCCCAGGTGCTACAAAAGAGGTCTGTCCTGCACCGGTCCCTGAGGAAGTGGCTGCAAGGGCGCAAGATCTTGCCCTAAAGGCCCACAGGGCCTTATGCCTAAAGGACTACAGTAGAACCGATATGATTTTAAGTGAAACTGGAGAACTTTTTGTTATCGAGACAAATACAATCCCAGGTATGACGGAGACAAGTCTTTTCCCTCAGGAGGCAAAGGCAGTGGGGCTAGAATTTGAGGCCCTCATTGCCCATCTCGTTGAGCGAATGCTACAATAG